One genomic window of Actinoplanes lobatus includes the following:
- a CDS encoding SAM-dependent methyltransferase — protein sequence MAQQDRPAPAGVDPTKPSIARAYDVVLGGRDNYAIDRAVVGEMLKIVPELPEVAAYNRQILSRGVRYLVEEAGIRQFIDLGSGLPTQENTHQVAQRSAPDARVVYVDNDPIVLAHGRSLLVENENTTVVTADLRHPDTVITHPEVRRLIDFSQPVGVLLVGILHHLHDSEDPRGVAKAYMDAVPGGSYMFMTSFCASFPEAAALEATYLRVLGTGRFRTLQELQGFFGDLEMVDPGLVSLPEWRPETPISHDLSVAERLMAGGVARKR from the coding sequence ATGGCACAGCAGGACCGGCCGGCCCCTGCCGGTGTCGACCCCACGAAGCCCAGCATCGCGCGAGCCTACGATGTCGTTCTCGGGGGCAGGGACAACTACGCGATCGACCGGGCGGTGGTCGGCGAAATGCTCAAGATCGTGCCGGAGCTTCCCGAGGTAGCGGCCTACAACCGGCAGATCCTCAGCCGAGGCGTGCGCTACCTGGTCGAGGAGGCGGGTATCCGGCAGTTCATCGATCTGGGCTCCGGGCTGCCGACGCAGGAGAACACCCATCAGGTGGCCCAGCGGTCGGCTCCCGACGCCCGCGTCGTCTATGTCGACAACGATCCGATCGTGCTGGCCCATGGTCGGTCACTGCTGGTCGAGAACGAGAACACCACGGTGGTCACGGCCGATCTGCGCCACCCCGACACGGTGATCACCCATCCCGAGGTGCGGCGCCTCATCGACTTCTCCCAGCCGGTCGGCGTCCTCCTCGTCGGCATCCTGCATCACCTGCACGACAGCGAGGACCCGCGGGGCGTCGCTAAGGCGTACATGGACGCCGTGCCTGGCGGCAGCTATATGTTCATGACCAGCTTCTGCGCGTCCTTCCCCGAAGCTGCCGCGCTTGAGGCGACCTACCTGCGCGTCCTGGGCACCGGACGATTCCGTACGCTGCAGGAACTTCAAGGATTCTTCGGCGACCTCGAGATGGTCGATCCTGGCCTGGTGTCCTTGCCGGAATGGCGGCCGGAGACTCCGATCAGTCACGACCTGTCCGTGGCCGAACGCCTCATGGCCGGTGGCGTGGCACGGAAACGCTGA
- a CDS encoding glycoside hydrolase family 6 protein produces MARHALVRPRGRRPLLVAAALCAVLLLGAAAWFAAKGDATDRAGTGGATPDARGSDAAPTGRLAGWPLFVERTGPAVDHLRGLEAAGRTGEAAAIRRIAEQPTATWFADEASGYADRARRLVREAGAAGQVPVLSVYYLPQRDCSGHSAGGARDAAAYRRWVGALAAALAGHRAIVVLEPDAVAHAIDGCLPAAAAAERYRLLGAAVDAFRTVPGVRVYLDAGNPTWVDAGRMAPALRAAGIDRAHGFALNVANFESTPDNIAYGTALSGLLGGAHFVVDTSRNGNGPAQMGAGDRHWCNPPGRALGTPPTVETGHPLVDAYLWIKRPGESDGACTAGSPPAGRWFPRYALELAGHPG; encoded by the coding sequence ATGGCGCGCCATGCCCTGGTGCGGCCACGCGGCCGCCGCCCACTGCTGGTGGCGGCCGCACTCTGCGCCGTGCTGCTGCTCGGCGCAGCCGCCTGGTTCGCCGCGAAGGGGGACGCGACGGACCGGGCGGGGACCGGCGGGGCGACACCGGATGCGAGGGGTTCCGATGCCGCCCCGACCGGTCGGCTCGCCGGCTGGCCGCTGTTCGTCGAGCGCACCGGGCCGGCCGTAGATCACCTGCGCGGCCTCGAGGCCGCCGGACGCACCGGCGAGGCCGCGGCGATCCGCCGGATCGCCGAGCAGCCGACGGCCACCTGGTTCGCCGACGAGGCATCCGGGTACGCCGACCGCGCCCGCCGCCTGGTCCGCGAGGCCGGCGCGGCCGGCCAGGTGCCGGTGCTCTCCGTGTACTACCTTCCCCAGCGCGACTGCTCGGGTCACTCCGCCGGCGGCGCGCGTGACGCCGCCGCGTACCGCCGGTGGGTCGGCGCCCTCGCGGCGGCGCTCGCCGGCCATCGGGCGATCGTCGTGCTCGAGCCGGACGCCGTCGCGCATGCCATCGACGGCTGCCTTCCCGCGGCCGCGGCGGCCGAGCGCTACCGACTGCTCGGCGCCGCCGTCGACGCGTTCCGTACCGTGCCGGGCGTGCGGGTCTACCTCGACGCCGGCAACCCGACCTGGGTCGATGCGGGCCGGATGGCGCCGGCCCTGCGGGCCGCGGGCATCGACCGGGCGCACGGCTTCGCGCTCAACGTAGCCAACTTCGAGAGCACGCCGGACAACATCGCGTACGGGACGGCACTGTCGGGGCTGCTCGGCGGCGCGCACTTCGTCGTCGACACCAGCCGCAACGGCAACGGGCCGGCGCAGATGGGCGCCGGCGACCGGCACTGGTGCAACCCGCCGGGCCGCGCCCTCGGTACGCCGCCGACGGTCGAGACCGGGCATCCGCTCGTCGACGCGTACCTGTGGATCAAGCGGCCGGGCGAGTCCGACGGCGCCTGCACCGCCGGCTCACCGCCGGCCGGCCGTTGGTTCCCGCGGTACGCGCTGGAACTGGCCGGTCACCCGGGCTGA
- a CDS encoding plasmid stabilization protein: MPAGSSPKRERQYEHIKDSAEKRGEPPKRAKEIAARTVNKERARAGESKTASRSSLQDVSSGHRGGKRSHTGAQGPTKEQLYNEAKKRHITGRSTMTKAQLQHALAR, translated from the coding sequence ATGCCCGCGGGATCCAGCCCGAAGAGGGAACGCCAGTACGAGCACATCAAGGACAGCGCCGAGAAACGTGGCGAGCCGCCCAAGCGGGCGAAAGAGATCGCCGCCCGTACCGTCAACAAGGAACGCGCCCGAGCGGGCGAGTCCAAGACGGCGAGCCGTAGCTCGCTGCAGGACGTGTCGTCCGGTCATCGGGGCGGGAAACGCTCGCACACCGGTGCGCAGGGCCCGACCAAGGAACAGCTTTACAACGAGGCCAAGAAGCGTCACATCACCGGCCGGTCGACGATGACCAAAGCCCAGCTCCAACACGCACTGGCCCGCTGA
- a CDS encoding RNA-guided endonuclease InsQ/TnpB family protein, translated as MKLVVQVKLLPTPVQASALEATLRACNTAASKVAATARAVGCYRNYDLRKHSYQAIKADCGLGAQAAQHVIKKVCDAYTTLQANLTAGRYGKPGSRRRRRVEAGPVVFRWDAAQPYDARMLSWQHDARTVSIWTVGGRLKNVAFTGSADQLTAVATLPVGECDLLHRDGMWFLYASVEVPEPQLIEPAGFLGVDMGIVNIAYDSDGTRHAGAELNGYRRRQARLRQRLQAKNSQSAKRLLHRRRRKEARHAADINHVIAKTIVTEAARTGRAIAVEQLTGIRDRVRLRKPQRVTLSSWSFGQLGAFLAYKACRAGVPLVQVDPRYTSQTCHRCGYRDKRNRPNQETFTCRSCGVVAHADHNAALNIAQRGAESWGAVSRPHVA; from the coding sequence GTGAAGCTGGTGGTGCAGGTGAAGCTCCTGCCGACGCCTGTGCAGGCGTCGGCGTTGGAGGCTACCCTGCGGGCCTGCAACACCGCCGCCTCGAAGGTTGCCGCCACCGCCCGTGCCGTCGGCTGTTACCGCAACTATGACCTGCGGAAACACTCCTATCAGGCCATCAAAGCGGATTGCGGGTTGGGTGCGCAGGCCGCGCAACATGTGATCAAGAAGGTCTGCGACGCGTACACGACGTTGCAGGCCAACCTCACAGCCGGCCGCTACGGCAAGCCCGGCAGCAGGCGCCGCCGCAGAGTCGAGGCCGGCCCGGTTGTGTTTCGCTGGGATGCGGCACAGCCGTACGACGCGCGGATGCTGTCCTGGCAGCACGACGCCCGGACCGTGTCGATCTGGACGGTCGGCGGGCGGCTCAAGAACGTGGCGTTCACCGGCTCGGCGGATCAGCTCACAGCGGTCGCGACCCTACCGGTCGGTGAATGCGATCTGCTGCACCGCGACGGCATGTGGTTCCTGTACGCCAGCGTGGAGGTGCCCGAGCCGCAGCTGATCGAGCCGGCCGGGTTCCTCGGTGTTGATATGGGCATCGTCAACATCGCCTACGACTCCGACGGCACCCGGCACGCCGGGGCCGAACTCAACGGCTATCGCCGCCGGCAGGCCCGGCTGCGTCAGCGGTTGCAGGCCAAGAACAGCCAGTCCGCGAAACGGCTGCTGCACCGCCGCCGTCGTAAGGAGGCGCGGCACGCCGCGGACATCAACCATGTGATCGCCAAGACCATCGTGACCGAGGCTGCACGCACCGGCCGCGCTATCGCCGTCGAACAGTTGACGGGGATCCGTGACCGGGTCCGGCTGAGAAAGCCCCAACGGGTCACGCTCTCCTCATGGTCATTCGGGCAGCTCGGCGCGTTTCTGGCGTACAAGGCCTGCCGGGCCGGTGTGCCGCTGGTCCAAGTGGACCCCCGGTACACCTCGCAAACCTGTCATCGGTGCGGGTACCGCGACAAACGCAACCGGCCGAACCAGGAAACCTTCACCTGTCGGTCGTGCGGGGTCGTTGCCCACGCCGACCACAACGCGGCCCTCAACATCGCCCAACGCGGTGCCGAGAGCTGGGGCGCAGTCAGCCGCCCACACGTGGCCTGA
- the glxA gene encoding radical copper oxidase GlxA, with protein MSPRPRPTVARRLLSGFVTLVVLTVLAVVNRPMVVFGAEKLHEFQISRPSYTQKHGYWSRLPVPADFRVNAIHAALLHTGKVLIIAGSGNDRENFEAGTFRTVLYDPALDKFTEVPTPTDVFCAGHTFLANGNLLVAGGTKSYEVLEKDIANAAGVMKIKNESAVGGPRFFPKGTRLTGKNGFAYLTRADVTVPAAVTMKHGDEVMTHAGEAEVWVDAELAGDTAIVRGPAQYALAGLTGDDRRNLYGLADKITREKQEYGGDNTSYEFDPNTERYIRTGNMVKPRWYPTLAETPNGDVLAVSGLDGFGRMLPGNNERYLAGQRRWVDAPELTRVFPTYPGLHLMQDGRLFFSGSNSGYGSDTEGRTPGLWDLTNNRFQTVPGLPDSSMTETSSSVLLAPAQDQKVMIFGGGEIGESPVSTARTAIADLDEPKPTYGPGPNLPEPARYLSTVLLPDDTVLTTGGSSGYRGGEYQGKTRSDLLNAQIYHPASNSFARAADSTIGRNYHSEAILLPDGRVITMGSDPLYDPSGKNPGTFEQRIEVYSPPYLFKGDRPTVADGPAAVQRGTTVTFTTADAGRIHAARLMRPSAVTHVTDVDQRSVALDITPVPGGLALSVPKAKGLVPSGWYLLYLVDDQGVPSVGRWVQVL; from the coding sequence ATGAGCCCCCGCCCTCGCCCGACCGTGGCCCGCCGCCTGCTCAGTGGGTTCGTCACCCTCGTGGTCCTGACGGTCCTCGCCGTCGTCAACCGGCCCATGGTGGTCTTCGGCGCCGAGAAGCTGCACGAGTTCCAGATCAGCCGGCCGTCCTACACGCAGAAGCACGGATACTGGTCGCGCCTTCCGGTGCCGGCCGACTTCCGGGTCAACGCGATCCATGCCGCGCTGCTGCACACCGGCAAGGTCCTGATCATCGCCGGCAGCGGCAACGACCGGGAGAACTTCGAGGCCGGCACCTTCCGCACCGTGCTCTACGACCCCGCACTCGACAAGTTCACCGAGGTGCCAACCCCCACCGACGTGTTCTGCGCGGGACACACGTTCCTCGCCAACGGCAACCTGCTCGTCGCCGGCGGCACCAAGTCGTACGAGGTCCTCGAGAAGGACATCGCCAACGCCGCGGGCGTCATGAAGATCAAGAACGAGTCCGCCGTCGGCGGGCCGCGGTTCTTCCCCAAGGGCACCCGGCTGACCGGCAAGAACGGTTTCGCGTACCTGACCCGCGCCGACGTCACCGTTCCCGCCGCCGTCACCATGAAGCACGGCGACGAGGTGATGACGCACGCCGGCGAAGCTGAGGTGTGGGTCGACGCCGAGCTCGCCGGCGACACCGCCATCGTCCGCGGCCCCGCCCAGTACGCCCTGGCCGGCCTCACCGGCGACGACCGGCGCAACCTCTACGGCCTCGCCGACAAGATCACCCGGGAAAAGCAGGAGTACGGCGGCGACAACACGTCGTACGAGTTCGACCCGAACACCGAGCGCTACATACGCACCGGCAACATGGTGAAGCCCCGCTGGTATCCGACCCTCGCCGAGACCCCGAACGGCGACGTCCTGGCCGTCTCCGGCCTCGACGGGTTCGGCCGGATGCTGCCCGGCAACAACGAGCGCTACCTCGCCGGTCAGCGGCGCTGGGTCGACGCGCCCGAACTCACGCGGGTCTTCCCCACCTACCCCGGGCTGCACCTCATGCAGGACGGACGGCTCTTCTTCTCCGGCTCCAACTCCGGCTACGGCTCCGACACCGAGGGCCGCACCCCCGGGCTCTGGGACCTCACCAACAACCGCTTCCAGACCGTCCCCGGGCTGCCCGACTCCAGCATGACCGAAACCAGCTCCTCCGTCCTGCTCGCACCCGCACAGGACCAGAAAGTCATGATCTTCGGCGGCGGCGAGATCGGCGAATCACCCGTCTCCACCGCCCGCACCGCCATCGCCGACCTCGACGAACCCAAACCCACCTACGGACCCGGCCCCAACCTGCCCGAACCCGCCCGCTACCTCAGCACCGTGCTCCTGCCCGACGACACCGTCCTCACCACCGGCGGCTCCTCCGGCTACCGCGGCGGCGAATACCAGGGCAAGACCCGCAGCGACCTGCTCAACGCGCAGATCTACCACCCCGCCAGCAACAGCTTCGCCCGCGCCGCCGACTCCACCATCGGCCGCAACTACCACTCCGAGGCGATCCTGCTGCCCGACGGCCGGGTCATCACCATGGGCAGCGACCCGCTCTACGACCCCTCCGGCAAGAACCCCGGCACCTTCGAACAGCGGATCGAGGTCTACTCCCCGCCGTACCTGTTCAAGGGCGACCGGCCCACGGTGGCCGACGGGCCCGCCGCGGTCCAGCGGGGCACCACCGTCACGTTCACGACCGCCGACGCGGGCCGCATCCACGCCGCCCGGCTCATGCGGCCCAGCGCCGTCACCCACGTGACCGACGTCGACCAGCGCTCCGTCGCCCTTGACATCACCCCCGTGCCGGGTGGCCTGGCCCTGTCCGTCCCGAAGGCCAAGGGCCTGGTGCCCTCCGGCTGGTACCTGCTGTACCTGGTCGACGACCAGGGCGTGCCGTCCGTCGGCCGCTGGGTGCAGGTGCTCTGA
- a CDS encoding SDR family oxidoreductase: protein MVDNEPQQRPPGSTTAMRRKPDHGEESYRGSKRLNGKRALITGGDSGIGRAVAIAFAREGADVAISYLNEDDDAKETASLVLKAGRRAVLLPGDLARRERCREVVDQTVQTLGGLDVLVNNAAHQMTYHSVEEIPDEEWVGTFDVNITAMFRLVQAALPHLGGGASIINTSSVNYDQPKPTLLPYATTKGAIANFTAGLAQLLGDRGIRVNAVAPGPIWTPLIPSTMPPEQVAEFGKNTPLGRPGEPREVAPVFVLLASDEASYMSGSVIAVTGGRPIL, encoded by the coding sequence ATGGTCGACAACGAACCGCAGCAGCGGCCGCCCGGCAGCACGACCGCGATGCGCCGCAAACCGGATCACGGTGAGGAGAGCTATCGGGGTTCCAAGCGCCTCAACGGTAAGCGGGCGCTGATCACCGGGGGTGACAGCGGGATCGGCCGGGCGGTCGCCATCGCGTTCGCGCGCGAGGGCGCGGACGTCGCGATCTCCTATCTGAACGAGGACGACGACGCCAAGGAGACCGCGTCGCTGGTCTTGAAGGCCGGCCGGCGGGCGGTCCTGTTGCCCGGCGACCTGGCCCGCCGCGAGCGGTGCCGCGAAGTCGTCGACCAGACCGTGCAGACCCTCGGCGGCCTGGACGTGTTGGTCAACAACGCCGCGCACCAGATGACCTACCACTCGGTCGAGGAGATCCCGGACGAGGAGTGGGTCGGCACGTTCGACGTCAACATCACCGCGATGTTCCGGTTGGTCCAGGCCGCCCTGCCGCACCTGGGCGGGGGAGCGTCGATCATCAACACCAGCTCGGTCAACTACGACCAGCCGAAGCCGACGCTGCTGCCGTACGCGACCACCAAGGGAGCGATCGCGAACTTCACCGCCGGCCTGGCCCAGTTGCTCGGCGACCGGGGCATCCGGGTGAACGCGGTGGCGCCCGGCCCGATCTGGACGCCGCTGATCCCCTCGACGATGCCACCCGAGCAGGTCGCCGAGTTCGGCAAGAACACCCCGCTCGGTCGTCCGGGTGAGCCCCGTGAGGTCGCTCCCGTTTTCGTGCTGCTCGCTTCGGACGAGGCGAGCTACATGTCCGGGTCGGTCATCGCGGTCACCGGCGGGCGACCCATTCTCTGA
- a CDS encoding M3 family metallopeptidase, giving the protein MRRRVFLQSAALAAALGSLRFSGFALATGSGQEDKLIEVWTGEHGGYPPFEQVNPTSIKAALEKGMELNRAEIARIAGAAEGPTFANTIAALEDSGRALDRAQRLFSVFTSAMNDKAMQDLQTEMSPVLSAFGDDIIQNAQLFARIKAVHDGLATAGLSPEQKRLVESYYQDFTRQGAALDDADQAALKDLNQKLASLYTRFSQNELADEESYRLTIETEADLEGLPDSLRGAAAAAAEAHGVKGKWVFTNTRSSMEPFLTYSARRDLREKGWRMWIMRGDNGTATDNKAVISEILQLRARRAGLLGFTTHAHWVVEDNMAKTPQAAMDLMMKLWGPALRRAQEEIADMQAIADEEGAGITIEAWDHRFYSEKVRKAKYDLDQNEVKHYLQLDKIRDGMFWAAERLYGLRFARLDGLPVYHEDMSVYEVTRGGERVGLWYFDPYTRAGKSSGAWMNEYRTQEHFKTGITPIVSNNSNFVKSGSGPVLISWDDAVTMFHEFGHALHGLSSNVIYPRLAGTSVKRDFVEFPSQINEHWLPTPEVLERFALHVDTGEPMPAELLTKIQKSLKFNQGFGTVEFLASAIYDMKIHLAATPDGTIDPGAFEKTCMAEIGLPREIVMRHRPTHFGHIFSGDGYSAGYYVYLWADALTADVWELFEQKGVWDPATAKAFLDDILAVGNAVAPDEAFRNFRGRDVDTEALMRLRGFA; this is encoded by the coding sequence ATGCGACGCCGCGTCTTTCTGCAGTCCGCCGCCCTCGCGGCCGCACTCGGCTCGCTCAGATTCTCCGGCTTCGCGCTCGCGACCGGGAGCGGCCAGGAGGATAAGCTGATCGAGGTGTGGACTGGAGAACATGGCGGCTACCCGCCCTTCGAGCAGGTGAACCCGACCTCGATCAAAGCGGCGCTAGAGAAGGGCATGGAGCTCAATAGAGCCGAGATCGCGAGGATCGCCGGCGCCGCCGAAGGGCCGACCTTCGCCAACACCATCGCCGCGCTCGAAGACAGCGGCCGTGCCCTCGACCGCGCTCAACGTCTTTTCAGCGTTTTCACCTCGGCGATGAACGACAAGGCGATGCAGGATCTGCAGACCGAGATGTCGCCCGTCCTGTCGGCCTTCGGCGACGACATCATTCAGAACGCCCAGCTTTTCGCCCGGATCAAGGCGGTCCATGACGGCCTGGCCACCGCTGGCCTGTCGCCGGAGCAGAAGCGTCTCGTCGAGAGCTACTACCAGGATTTCACCCGGCAGGGCGCGGCACTCGACGACGCCGACCAGGCCGCGCTGAAGGACCTCAATCAGAAGCTTGCCTCGCTCTACACCAGGTTCAGCCAGAACGAGCTGGCCGACGAGGAGAGTTACCGGCTCACCATCGAGACCGAGGCGGATCTCGAGGGCCTTCCCGATTCGCTGCGTGGGGCTGCCGCAGCGGCCGCCGAGGCGCACGGGGTCAAGGGCAAATGGGTCTTCACCAACACGCGTTCCTCGATGGAGCCGTTCCTGACCTACTCCGCCCGGCGCGACCTGCGGGAGAAGGGCTGGCGCATGTGGATCATGCGCGGTGACAACGGCACGGCCACCGACAACAAGGCCGTGATCAGCGAGATCCTTCAGCTCCGGGCCCGGCGGGCCGGTCTGCTCGGCTTCACGACACACGCCCACTGGGTCGTCGAGGACAACATGGCGAAGACGCCGCAGGCCGCCATGGACCTGATGATGAAGCTGTGGGGCCCGGCCCTGCGGCGCGCCCAGGAGGAGATCGCCGACATGCAGGCGATCGCCGACGAGGAGGGCGCCGGCATCACGATCGAGGCCTGGGACCACCGGTTCTATTCGGAGAAGGTACGTAAGGCGAAGTACGACCTCGACCAGAACGAGGTGAAGCACTATCTCCAGCTCGACAAGATCCGTGACGGTATGTTCTGGGCCGCCGAACGCCTCTACGGCCTGCGATTCGCCAGACTCGACGGTCTGCCCGTCTACCACGAGGACATGTCGGTCTACGAGGTGACGCGCGGCGGCGAGCGCGTCGGCCTGTGGTATTTCGACCCCTACACCCGCGCCGGCAAGAGCTCCGGTGCGTGGATGAACGAGTACCGCACCCAGGAGCATTTCAAGACTGGCATCACCCCGATTGTCTCCAACAACTCGAACTTCGTGAAGTCAGGCTCCGGCCCAGTCCTCATCTCCTGGGACGACGCCGTCACCATGTTCCACGAGTTCGGCCACGCACTGCACGGCCTCAGCTCGAACGTCATCTATCCGCGCCTGGCCGGCACCTCGGTCAAGCGCGACTTCGTCGAGTTTCCCAGCCAGATCAACGAGCACTGGCTCCCGACCCCGGAGGTGCTCGAGCGGTTCGCCCTGCACGTCGACACCGGCGAGCCGATGCCCGCCGAGCTGCTCACCAAGATCCAGAAGTCGCTGAAGTTCAACCAGGGCTTCGGTACTGTCGAATTCCTTGCCTCGGCGATCTACGACATGAAGATCCACCTGGCCGCGACGCCGGACGGCACGATCGACCCCGGAGCCTTCGAGAAGACCTGCATGGCCGAGATCGGTCTGCCGAGGGAGATCGTCATGCGTCACCGCCCGACCCATTTTGGGCACATCTTCTCAGGCGACGGATATTCGGCCGGCTACTACGTCTATCTCTGGGCCGATGCGCTGACCGCCGACGTGTGGGAGCTGTTCGAACAGAAGGGCGTCTGGGACCCTGCCACCGCCAAGGCGTTCCTCGACGACATCCTCGCGGTCGGCAACGCCGTGGCACCGGACGAGGCATTCCGCAATTTCCGGGGCCGCGACGTGGACACCGAGGCCCTGATGCGGTTGCGCGGCTTCGCCTGA
- a CDS encoding glycosyltransferase family 2 protein, producing MPPGRTERTAAPVPMNSTAGAPAGLDDDRTGTSLPDPGDDATMAIPDGGYNYAGFSVLAGQARHAPARGYKVEMRPLARRRPISTVLITLFAFAFESTFFAWLLSSIEVPERTLHPGLYAATIFMIVATALIELFRLVNVVTLCLATLWARDPVPVVPQADLRVAFLTTIVPGKEPVEMVERTLRAALQVRHPGRYDVWLLDEGDDEQVREMCARLGVNHFSRKGRPDYNTPAGAFKAKTKHGNYNSWVDTNGDDYDVFVSVDPDHVPLPNFCERLLGYFRDPDVAFVVGPQIYGNYDNVVTRWAESQQYLFHSLLQRAGNSLGVAMLVGTNNAVRISALRGIGGLQDSITEDMATSLAVHSARNPQTGKRWRSVYTPDVLAVGEGPSSWTDYFSQQHRWSRGTDEVVVTSFARFMWSLGFRRGLHYALLTSYYPLTALAWLLGAVNAACYLVLGAKGVQVPQEVWLMLYVDAALFQVGLYVWNRRHNVSPHEESGSSGLAGMLVSTLSTPIYVSSFLGALLRRNSKFVVTPKGDSASPDRLLTFRQSLRWAAFFAALLVIAPFAGHVHGAMWLWPALNLVICLLPPAIWLVQDRRHRRVPYRPAGSDRTGADAGATGPALTVESYA from the coding sequence ATGCCCCCGGGAAGGACCGAGCGCACCGCCGCGCCCGTACCGATGAACTCGACCGCGGGCGCGCCCGCCGGTCTGGACGACGATCGGACCGGCACATCGCTCCCCGACCCGGGCGACGACGCCACGATGGCCATCCCCGACGGCGGCTACAACTACGCCGGCTTCAGCGTCCTGGCCGGCCAGGCCCGGCACGCGCCGGCACGCGGGTACAAGGTCGAGATGCGGCCCCTGGCCCGCCGCCGGCCGATCTCCACGGTGCTGATCACGCTCTTCGCCTTCGCGTTCGAGAGCACCTTCTTCGCCTGGCTGCTCTCCTCGATCGAGGTTCCCGAGCGCACCCTGCACCCTGGGCTGTACGCGGCGACGATCTTCATGATCGTGGCGACCGCGCTGATCGAGCTGTTCCGGCTGGTCAACGTCGTCACGCTGTGCCTGGCAACCCTGTGGGCCCGCGACCCGGTCCCCGTGGTGCCGCAGGCCGACCTGCGGGTGGCGTTCCTGACCACCATCGTGCCGGGCAAGGAACCCGTGGAGATGGTCGAGCGCACCCTGCGCGCCGCCCTCCAGGTCCGCCACCCCGGCCGGTACGACGTGTGGCTGCTCGACGAGGGCGACGACGAACAGGTGCGCGAGATGTGCGCGCGCCTCGGCGTCAACCACTTCAGCCGCAAGGGCCGACCCGACTACAACACCCCCGCCGGCGCCTTCAAGGCCAAGACCAAACACGGCAACTACAACTCCTGGGTCGACACCAACGGCGACGACTACGACGTGTTCGTCTCCGTCGACCCGGACCACGTGCCGCTGCCGAACTTCTGCGAACGCCTCCTCGGCTATTTCCGCGACCCCGACGTCGCCTTCGTCGTCGGACCCCAGATCTACGGCAACTACGACAACGTCGTCACCCGCTGGGCCGAGTCACAGCAGTACCTCTTCCACTCCCTGCTGCAGCGCGCCGGCAACAGCCTCGGCGTCGCCATGCTCGTCGGCACCAACAACGCCGTACGCATCAGCGCCCTGCGCGGCATCGGCGGCCTACAGGACTCCATCACCGAGGACATGGCGACCAGCCTCGCGGTGCACAGTGCACGCAACCCGCAGACCGGCAAGCGTTGGCGCTCGGTCTACACCCCGGACGTGCTTGCCGTCGGCGAGGGCCCGTCCTCCTGGACCGACTACTTCAGCCAGCAGCACCGCTGGTCACGCGGCACCGACGAGGTCGTGGTCACCTCCTTCGCCAGGTTCATGTGGAGCCTCGGCTTCCGCCGCGGCCTGCACTACGCCCTGCTCACCTCCTACTACCCGCTCACCGCACTCGCCTGGCTGCTCGGCGCGGTGAACGCCGCCTGCTACCTGGTGCTGGGTGCGAAGGGTGTGCAGGTGCCGCAGGAGGTGTGGCTGATGCTCTACGTGGACGCCGCGCTCTTCCAGGTCGGCCTCTACGTCTGGAACCGGCGCCACAACGTCAGTCCGCACGAGGAGAGCGGCTCGTCCGGCCTGGCCGGCATGCTGGTGTCGACGCTCTCCACGCCGATCTACGTGTCGTCGTTCCTCGGTGCGCTGCTGCGCCGCAACAGCAAGTTCGTGGTGACGCCCAAGGGCGACTCGGCCAGCCCGGACCGGCTGCTCACCTTCCGGCAGAGCCTGCGCTGGGCGGCGTTCTTCGCCGCGCTGCTGGTCATCGCCCCGTTCGCCGGCCACGTGCACGGCGCGATGTGGCTGTGGCCCGCCCTCAACCTGGTCATCTGTCTCCTGCCACCGGCCATCTGGCTGGTACAGGACCGGCGTCACCGCCGCGTCCCGTACCGCCCCGCCGGATCCGACCGCACGGGCGCCGACGCCGGCGCCACCGGGCCCGCCCTCACCGTGGAGTCGTACGCATGA